In one window of Amblyomma americanum isolate KBUSLIRL-KWMA chromosome 9, ASM5285725v1, whole genome shotgun sequence DNA:
- the mRpL33 gene encoding mitochondrial ribosomal protein L33, whose protein sequence is MPNQLDRLTWRLPSGAFLPCGRTWSLGDHLRCFLLGSALINAVSVSSDQIAMAKVKSKFLLVLLESIVSKHKFVQRRARLDDKLEVWKFDPYIQKYSIYKEVKKVKSLK, encoded by the exons ATGCCGAATCAACTTGACAGGCTAACATGGCGTCTGCCTAGTGGCGCATTTTTACCTTGTGGACGGACTTGGAGTTTAGGCGATCATCTTCGTTGTTTTTTACTCGGATCTGCGCTAATCAACGCAGTTTCAGTGAGCTCGGACCAAATCGCAATggcaaaagttaaatccaa GTTCCTCCTGGTGCTCCTCGAAAGCATCGTCTCGAAGCACAAATTCGTCCAGCGTCGAGCCCGCCTGGACGACAAACTCGAAGTTTGGAAGTTTGACCCATACA TCCAAAAATACAGCATATACAAGGAAGTCAAGAAGGTCAAGAGTCTGAAATAG